GTGTTGGTATTGGGGACTGAACGATGCCTAGACGTGTCCAAAACCCATCTCTTTTTGCGGACTGCTGAAACCCTTAAGGATCTCGATTGCAGCTACTGCCGCCTGACCTACGGCGAAGAAGCGGTAACCTTAGAAGCCATTGCTGCTGCCCCTGTTGAACCCGAACGGAACGCCTGGGAGCGAACCACCTTTGGTCGTTTATCTTTGATGGCTTCATGTTTTAATGGCAGCTTCAAAATCAGTTCAGAACCTAATATCAAGGCTATTCAAGTGGCCTTAACCTTTCCTGTGGCCGTTCAAGGGACTTGTGTGCGCATTCAGTGTGCGTCTCCTTTAGTGCAAACGGGACTGATGCACCTGGCCTCTGGAGCTGGACTACAGGTTTGCGTCAACAGCGATCCTCAAATCCCTCTACTAACGGATCAAGTGGACCTCCTCGAAACCAGTCACTATCCGCTGTGGGTCAGCCATAGCTCAGCCATAACGCCCAAAAGCGCCAAGGCAGACCTCCAGCTTTCAATCACTGCTGAGCAATTACGGGAAGCGGTGGCATCTGTCATGCAAGGGGAAACCTGGGGACTAGATCAAGGCGAACAGCAGCTTTCTGCCCGCGAACGGGACGTTCTGGCGTTATTAGTCCAGGGCTTTCGTGATCGCGATATCGCTGAGCAGCTCTTTATCAGCGATAGTACGGTTAAATTTCATATCAACAATATCCTCGTTAAACTGAACGCGAAAACCCGGCTACAAGCTCTCTATAATTTGATGTCCCTCCAGGGGCATGAGATTTAGAGAACGTCAAAAGGCGATAATACGTCTTTTATCCTGGCCACATTTTGAGACCGTCTCAGTCACCGGTTGGATAGACGGTCTCTCTACAGCAGGCTTGAGTCGCCTGCGCATCATACTCAAACTCAGCAAGTACAAAAAGAACACAATCAGTGATAGATGAATGCTGGCTTTAACGGCCAGCCAAGGGATACGGTTAGGCATGCGCTTATCAAGGGTATCGACAGTAAGAGCGGCATCTAGCACCACTAGTCTCGTTTCTATGTTCAGGGCAGATCAGTGATGCCAATGAGAGCGGAATAGAGAGCAGATATCTTGTGAATGTTGACGGTGCGATTGGACTTAAGAATGACCTCAAAAAACGAACAAAGTTCAGTTAAGTTTTAAAAAATTCTGCGGAATTTTTAACTAATACACTTCGATAATTCTTCTACAGTTTATGAGGTCAGATCAGCTCTCGTAACTCTATATTCAAAGAGGACTTTAGCTAGATAATCCAAACTTATTTCCCAAAGCAAGAATTTTGCTAAAACCCATACACAGAGAAACTTTAGGAGGCAAATCAGCTATCCTACCCAGCCATATTCTGTTGAGTCAACCTATTGATATCCTTAGGTCATGAATCAAATTATTTTATAGGGGATGGCAGGTAAAAATAGGAAAGCTATTAGTTTGTACAGGCATTATTTCTAATAGTATTGCCAGCTTGATAAAACCGAGTTAAAAACACTAGGATCTTAGAGTGCGTTGCGTGTTGCACCATCGTTTTTGCAATGCTACGACATCAGCGTTCAATCCTTGATCAAATTCAGATGGGAGATGAAATATGAGGCGGGAGCACCCCAATATCTCTATATTTAGACGATTAGACCCAAGTAACCTGGCTGCAGATCCAATGCTGTTTGCCCCTGGTTTTGTTTGGCATTTTTTCAATCCCCACCTCCCCGATATTGAGGGGGACTATGTGGGGTTGGCGGGCCTGCAAGCCTTCTTTGAAACGTTGGAGAAGCTGACGGCAGGAACCTTTCAGGTTGAACCCATCTCCGTTACGGCAGTGGGCGATGAGCTGATCGTTACCCATGTCAAAGATCGGATGATGTTGAACGGGCAACCCATCGAGCTAGACGCTGTTGTGGTGTGGCGAATGGTCAATGGCTGTATTGCTGAAGCCTGGGATATCCCATCGGTGTATACAAAGAACTCCCCGCTTCCACAAGTTGCTTAACTCAGCCAGATATTCCATCGTTCCCCATTCCGACTCGTAGCCACCGAACCGCGTTCTCATCGAATAACCAAGGAGATGCTTATGACTCAGTCGATGCAGTTTTGGGACAAAGTTGCTGATAGCTATGCCAAGCAGCACATTGCCGATCAGGCCACTTACGAAAAAAAGCTAGAAGTGACGCAAAAGTATCTGCAGCCAGATATGGAGGTCTTAGAGTTTGGCTGTGGCACCGGCTCTACTGCTTTGATTCATGCGTCCCATGTGAAGCATATTCGGGCGATTGATTTTTCAGCAAACATGATAAAAATCGCCCGGTCCAAAGCCGAGGCCCAGAACATCCAAAACGTCACCTTTGAGCAAGCCAGCATTGACGAGTTGAGCCTCCCTGATCAAAGTATTGATGTGGTGCTGGGACTCAACGTTTTGCATTTGCTGAAAGATAAGGAAGCCGAAATTGCTAAGGTCCATAACATACTCAAACCGGGGGGACGGTTTATTACGAGTACGGTGTGCCTAGGAGGGACGATGGATTGGCTGAAGGTGATTGCCCCCATTGGCAAATTTCTGCGGCTATTTCCACTGGTCAGAGTCTTTTCGGTCCAAGAGTTGGAGCAAAGTTTGACGGATGCGGGCTTTGAGGTTGAACAACCCTGGCAACCCAGTGAGTTCACCTGGCAGCTCGGCTCGGGAAAGGTCGCATTTATTGTGGCAACCAAAGCAGCTTAGACAAAGAAACGCATGACACAGTGGATAACAATTTTCGGAACGAGCAGTGGCAGGAGAACACCCCTTAGCCGTGACGTGCTCAGCAGATCGGGGTATGTTTATGAGGTCGCACTGGCATTCAAAGCCAACTGAGTCTACGCTACTATTGACACGCTTTCTATCATTGAAGCTATGCCTATCCCTGCGTACCAAGATCCTGTAGCCCAACTCCTCACTCTAGGATATCCAGAAGATTTAAATAGCCCCGAGGCTATTGATTATCTCCAAAACTTTGGATTTACAGACGTTCATATCCCTGAACTCAGTCGGCTCGCTGCTGAAGAAGACTTGAACTGGGATGATGAGGGAGAGGGCTACTCCCCCATGCATGCTTGTCGTGCACTAGGTCAACTCAAAACCGAGAAAGCGATTCAAGCACTGTTGACTCTCTTTGATAGTGAGTATGACTTTTTAAGAGAAGAGTTGCCCACGATCTTGGGAAAAATAGGCCCAACCTGTATTCCCATACTCTCGGGTTATCTAGCTGAGGGGGAACGTCCTTGGCTGGGGATCTCTACGGCCGCTTCAGGACTCACCAAAATTGCTCAACTAAACCCTGATTATCGCCAAGAATGCATTGATGAATTAACGACAGCGCTAGCTCGTCATAAGGAACAAGCAGCGGAGACGAATGGAAGTTTAGTTGTCGAGTTAATCAACTTAAAAGCGACTGGAGCCGTCAGTGTGATTGAACGGGCTTACAAGGAAGGTCCCATGGACGAAATGTTTTGTGGCAGTTGGGCAAAAGTGCAGATTGCGTTAGGACTGGCAACAGAAGCAGACTTTTCTCCAGAAGAACTTCAGCATCAGGAACCAGAGTGGATGGAGCAAATCCGTCGATTGGCAAATATGACCACTGAGTTGGCACGGGAACAGAGCAAATTACCCGACTTTAGCAAAGGTGCTTTATCCCAGAACCGGAAAAAGTCAGGGAAGAAAACGACGGGGTTTGGGGCTGTGAAGCCCAAGAACAAAAAACGCAAGAAAAAGTGATCGATC
The genomic region above belongs to Acaryochloris sp. CCMEE 5410 and contains:
- a CDS encoding LuxR C-terminal-related transcriptional regulator; this translates as MLENATLVWDLEQANKVALGFSTSLDPETIARLATDGFVEQFNCAFARIWLVEPDQTMLKLVASSGLYTRTDGTFSRIPMGEFKIGKIAQNRVSLLSNNLAKESWVRNPDWAIANNINGFAGYPLAHGDKVIGVLAVFSHDAIRPEFLKILSSLCTTLTVALEMASLHQSEQQVPAGMDTQRILANLSLSDAMAHILGQATVLVLGTERCLDVSKTHLFLRTAETLKDLDCSYCRLTYGEEAVTLEAIAAAPVEPERNAWERTTFGRLSLMASCFNGSFKISSEPNIKAIQVALTFPVAVQGTCVRIQCASPLVQTGLMHLASGAGLQVCVNSDPQIPLLTDQVDLLETSHYPLWVSHSSAITPKSAKADLQLSITAEQLREAVASVMQGETWGLDQGEQQLSARERDVLALLVQGFRDRDIAEQLFISDSTVKFHINNILVKLNAKTRLQALYNLMSLQGHEI
- a CDS encoding nuclear transport factor 2 family protein, coding for MRREHPNISIFRRLDPSNLAADPMLFAPGFVWHFFNPHLPDIEGDYVGLAGLQAFFETLEKLTAGTFQVEPISVTAVGDELIVTHVKDRMMLNGQPIELDAVVVWRMVNGCIAEAWDIPSVYTKNSPLPQVA
- a CDS encoding class I SAM-dependent methyltransferase; protein product: MTQSMQFWDKVADSYAKQHIADQATYEKKLEVTQKYLQPDMEVLEFGCGTGSTALIHASHVKHIRAIDFSANMIKIARSKAEAQNIQNVTFEQASIDELSLPDQSIDVVLGLNVLHLLKDKEAEIAKVHNILKPGGRFITSTVCLGGTMDWLKVIAPIGKFLRLFPLVRVFSVQELEQSLTDAGFEVEQPWQPSEFTWQLGSGKVAFIVATKAA
- a CDS encoding HEAT repeat domain-containing protein, whose translation is MPIPAYQDPVAQLLTLGYPEDLNSPEAIDYLQNFGFTDVHIPELSRLAAEEDLNWDDEGEGYSPMHACRALGQLKTEKAIQALLTLFDSEYDFLREELPTILGKIGPTCIPILSGYLAEGERPWLGISTAASGLTKIAQLNPDYRQECIDELTTALARHKEQAAETNGSLVVELINLKATGAVSVIERAYKEGPMDEMFCGSWAKVQIALGLATEADFSPEELQHQEPEWMEQIRRLANMTTELAREQSKLPDFSKGALSQNRKKSGKKTTGFGAVKPKNKKRKKK